From the Neoarius graeffei isolate fNeoGra1 chromosome 1, fNeoGra1.pri, whole genome shotgun sequence genome, one window contains:
- the vps4b gene encoding vacuolar protein sorting-associated protein 4B isoform X2, with amino-acid sequence MAANNNLQKAIDLASKAAQEDKAQNYAEARSLYQHAVQYFLHVIKYEAQGDKAKQSIRAKCTEYLDRAEQLKEYLKKKEKAPAKPVKESQSDEKGHDSDEGEDPEKKKFQNQLSGAIVMEKPNIQWNDVAGLEGAKEALKEAVILPIKFPHLFTGKRTPWRGILLFGPPGTGKSYLAKAVATEANNSTFFSISSSDLVSKWLGESEKLVKNLFELAREHSPSIIFIDEIDSLCGSRSENESEAARRIKTEFLVQMQGVGNDNKGILVLGATNIPWTLDSAIRRRFEKRIYIPLPEEHARSHMFKLHLGTTPNSLNDGDYVTLGKKTEGYSGADVSIIVRDALMQPVRKVQSATHFKRVRGPSRDDPNVLVDDLLTPCSPGDPQAVEMTWMEVPGDKLLEPVVCMADMLRSLANTKPTVNEQDLEKLKKFTEDFGQEG; translated from the exons ATGGCTGCCAACAACAACTTGCAG AAAGCTATAGATCTGGCCAGCAAGGCAGCGCAGGAGGACAAGGCGCAGAATTACGCGGAGGCGCGGAGTCTGTACCAGCATGCAGTTCAGTACTTCCTACACGTCATCAAAT ATGAAGCACAGGGGGACAAAGCCAAACAGAGCATCAGAGCCAAATGTACGGAGTACCTGGACCGAGCGGAGCAGCTGAAGGAGTAcctgaagaagaaggagaaggctCCGGCGAAACCTGTCAAGGAGTCGCAGTCTGATGAGAAAGG ACATGACAGCGATGAAGGAGAAGATCCAGAGAAGAAGAAATTCCAGAACCAGCTTTCAG gggccaTCGTCATGGAGAAACCGAACATCCAGTGGAACGATGTCGCCGGCCTCGAAGGAGCCAAAGAGGCCCTGAAGGAAGCCGTGATTCTGCCCATTAAATTCCCGCACCTCTTCACAG GTAAGCGCACTCCGTGGAGGGGGATCCTGCTCTTCGGTCCTCCTGGAACAGGAAAGTCGTACCTGGCCAAGGCTGTAGCCACCGAGGCCAACAACTCCACCTtcttctccatctcctcctcagACCTGGTGTCCAAGTGGCTGGGAGAAAGTGAGAA GCTGGTGAAGAATCTGTTCGAGCTGGCCAGAGAACACAGTCCATCCATCATCTTCATCGATGAGATCGACTCTCTGTGCGGCTCCAGGAGCGAGAACGAGAGCGAGGCGGCTCGCAGGATCAAGACCGAGTTCCTGGTGCAGATGCAGG GCGTTGGGAATGACAACAAGGGAATCCTGGTGCTTGGAGCCACCAACATCCCATGGACACTCGACTCTGCCATCAGGAGACG ATTTGAGAAGCGAATCTACATCCCTCTGCCGGAGGAACACGCCCGTTCCCACATGTTTAAGCTGCACCTGGGCACCACGCCCAACAGCCTGAATGATGGCGACTACGTCACGCTGGGCAAGAAGACCGAGGGTTACTCGGGCGCCGACGTCAGCATCATCGTGCGCGACGCTCTCATGCAGCCCGTCAGGAAAGTGCAATCCGCTACACACTTCAAACGG GTACGAGGACCGTCCAGAGACGACCCCAATGTGCTCGTGGATGACCTCCTGACCCCGTGCTCTCCTGGAGACCCTCAGGCCGTCGAGATGACGTGGATGGAGGTTCCTGGAGATAAACTCCTGGAGCCTGTGGTTTGCATG GCGGACATGTTGCGATCGCTGGCCAACACGAAGCCCACCGTGAACGAGCAGGATCTGGAGAAGCTGAAGAAATTCACAGAGGACTTTGGCCAGGAGGGTTGA